Within Montipora foliosa isolate CH-2021 chromosome 3, ASM3666993v2, whole genome shotgun sequence, the genomic segment catcgatcagtaaaaaacaatgtcaggcttagccactttggcataaatacactatttttacctcgtttccatggtccagtggtcattgtcaccacctgtaatgaagataatctaggtccgggtattcactacatacacagtcgaacatcatgagaatcgcaatgtaaggccgatgtgagaaggacaaacttctctctgttcttttctttagcgctaaattaaccatacaccactcactgtacttttgcaggcccgagtataggctacttgtagcctcttgttaatTAAAGAAAGTGTCCTCGCTCGCTGTCATTTTCTGTGTTGGAGCTACCCTCGTTTGCATATCCTTAATCCCCCCAACCCCACTCCCCGCAGTGAATGTAACGAGGCTCGGCTGCACTGGTTCACTGGTACCAAGgatgatttcaaaatggccgacgAAGACGAAGTAGAGGTACGAgcaaatttgatttgaatttcCTCCTCCTAGAGATAACCTATGGGGGCTACAGTTTATAAAATTTAGATTACTGGGATTGGATTTTACTATTTGGGTATATATACATAGTGATGTAATCGCCACTTATTTACAATCCAGAAGCATCAGTTGTTGAATCTTCAGTAAATTAAGCCAGATTAAGCTTATCTTTCTTTGATTAAATTTAAGGAAGAATCGGACACCTTTCAGTCAGAAACAACGGGGAAACGAAAAAGGCTGTTCCACAAGGAGTGTAAGTTTGGAATAAATAGTTGCATTTCCCGTAGGCAACAAATGTCGAGAATTTGTTTCTGTGGATTCTCACAGGGTACCGGTGTCAATAAAATGATTTTTACTTTCAGTGAGATGCATGATGTACGGTTTTGGTGATGATCAAGTTCCATTCACCGAATCCGTTGATTTACTGGAAGACCTCGTGGTGGAATACATCACAGAAATGGTAAAATTGCACCATTTCCATTTTCGTCAAGTTAATGAACGCGATAAAGGCCCGGGATAAAGGGTTAATTTAATCTTGTTCACCAGGGcgtaaaaaatcgatttttcgaTATTCTCTCATTCTTGGTGTATAAAATTATCGAAAATGCAAAACTACGAAGGAGTGTTGGTACAGTTGACGTCTGCACCATCCGCTGTAGCAGCTTTTAGCAATGTAAAACATCTGAAACTACGCAAGAGGTTTGGCCCACAAGGTAAACACTGGTAAGACAAACTTTGAGTAATTCATACTCAGTTTTATTAAATACTACTGTTGTTTCAAAACGATTTTTCACAGTTCGTACGGAAATTGGTGAGATAATATTGTTTTAATCAGGATTTACTTTGCACTGGCAAGTTGTGTTATATTGATATTTGATGATTAAGTTCACTTATCGATcgataaatattgaatattgATCAATTTGTTACTCCAAATCTCTcccagaacaaaacaaaacaaatatttgtaTGTAAGAGCAGTGTTAAATTCCCAAAGGATTAGTTGTCAGTGACGTTGTTCACGGGGTCTCCATTGTCTCGTTACTCATcaacaaagagaccctgggatcTCTGAAGGAGAAATGGAAGGAGAAATGTTCATGTTGATGGTGTAATGCACCATTGGGAAGGATGAGAGGACAAcagaaaaatcagagtccttgGCAGGATTCATACCTACGACCTTTGCAACACCAGAGGAACGTTCTACCCCTTGACGTACAAGAACTCTTGGGAAGCTCGGCTGTTTATCTAGGTTTTGAATTGACAAAGTGTCTCACTGGTCTACAGGCTCTACAACATCATACATCTCAAATTTCACATTGCAACTAAAGACGTTAACAGTGTAATGCACCTgtcaccctgcaagcagagcctttcttttgcttgctcgattttggcgttctcgagaaaggctctgcttgaatcgagtaagatctttattgaatatgcgctgcatgttgccaggatacagtctcaaACCCAAGCCAAATacgccagatctcgccgccatcttggtttttcatggtacagcaggctcaattataaccatcggttttgtcactaaacagacgctcgcactggaataaCTGGTTTgaagagagaaaacaagattgactagtccagaagctcgggctgcggcggcttcaaagagttgacgcgattcgggcagagcctacttttctcctcctcagtaaagaaaaagacaaaaggaggctctgctcgcagggtgtgcACCTGTAGGAAGAATGATAAATTAGTTGCTTGGCAATGGGTGagaggacaa encodes:
- the LOC137996561 gene encoding transcription initiation factor TFIID subunit 13-like, yielding MADEDEVEEESDTFQSETTGKRKRLFHKELRCMMYGFGDDQVPFTESVDLLEDLVVEYITEMTLKAMEVGKKGKVHVEDIVFLIRKDPKKYARVKDLLTMNEELKKARKAFDAESYGEMV